In a genomic window of Primulina huaijiensis isolate GDHJ02 chromosome 10, ASM1229523v2, whole genome shotgun sequence:
- the LOC140986778 gene encoding uncharacterized protein, which produces MGACASRFNVLKNSGDAPPPSVTKEEDTAAVVGEEVEGKDEGLVVDDEAKHQSLGQMLIQENEGGKGLVKNDCKASAELEQEDAEPRGNETLKFLEAAEEAEKTEGKPIQISNLETFEKVEDKPVAEPVKALEFEENEESATDKKPDAKKTEKE; this is translated from the exons ATGGGAGCATGTGCGAGCAGGTTTAATGTTTTGAAGAACTCCGGCGATGCTCCGCCGCCGTCTGTTACGAAGGAGGAGGACACCGCCGCCGTCGTGGGAGAAGAGGTGGAGGGGAAGGATGAAGGGCTGGTGGTGGATGATGAAGCCAAGCACCAATCACTGGGTCAAATGTTAATCCAGGAG AATGAAGGGGGCAAAGGCCTGGTTAAGAATGACTGCAAAGCTTCAGCGGAATTAGAACAAGAAGATGCAGAGCCCCGAGGAAATGAAACCTTAAAATTTCTTGAAGCTGCAGAGGAAGCTGAGAAAACAGAAGGGAAACCAATTCAGATATCGAATCTCGAAACATTCGAAAAAGTCGAAGATAAGCCGGTGGCAGAGCCTGTGAAGGCATTAGAATTTGAGGAAAATGAGGAATCTGCAACTGATAAAAAACCAGATGCAAAGAAAACCGAGAAGGAGTGA
- the LOC140985520 gene encoding kinesin-like protein KIN-7G, which translates to MLGDDEQSVIRARFGNYPHLRVQKSPEGEIRQQESSILADPHSLDVDNRTFSDGLSRTSSEDHFAKIPYFNENFENNNADPRILISSSNFSEGDSYHGWEDIEKRSNGTSEDLCREVHCIETEKSSDIGSVKSSNLQSEENNGFPEVMFSVNGDRDESKSPFPPLARDRETMSSALNDDNELKADEGFRPIPLKKKQENITASLNDVRESIQPMFKKESEVGSIHFLDMASLEMLSLTHELATDSSVSRGMKLTRSRSCAASIITTGSASPWFKIVDYNENIPSMGSEREKESFESKIPPINFNSDMKKLSTNYSHCSPENTFDIEIDAPHMEFSTAEGGICCSADMSGKAELPTENETGTNPANDEIEPKVNQSSKKDVKDVGLEPIEDEFKGLSSWPTEFKRLQREIIELWHDCNVSLVHRTYFFLLFQGDPSDAIYMEVEMRRMKFLKDKFSRGEKTIVYDRCSTLASSSKDLSQERRKLSKQMEKNLSEQEREMLFLKWGIGINTKLRKLQLAHHLWCSTDDMNHIYDSALLVARLVGLIKSGHSPKEMFGLNFTPRRSE; encoded by the exons ATGCTAGGAGATGATGAACAATCAGTGATACGG GCAAGATTTGGGAATTACCCTCATTTGCGAGTTCAAAAATCACCAGAGGGTGAAATTCGACAACAGGAGAGTTCCATTTTGGCAGATCCTCACTCCTTGGATGTTGATAACAGAACATTTTCTGATGGACTCAGTAGGACCAGTTCGGAAGATCATTTTGCTAAAATTCCTTACTTTAACGAGAACTTCGAGAATAATAATGCTGATCCAAGAATCTTAATTAGCAGTTCAAACTTTAGTGAAGGTGATTCATACCACGGTTGGGAGGACATAGAGAAACGAAGTAATGGGACTTCAGAGGATCTTTGCAGGGAAGTTCATTGCATCGAGACAGAAAAATCAAGTGACATAGGGTCTGTGAAATCCAGTAACTTACAATCAGAAGAAAACAATGGATTCCCTGAAGTAATGTTCTCTGTAAACGGAGACAGGGATGAATCAAAATCTCCATTCCCACCTTTGGCTAGAGATCGAGAAACTATGTCTTCTGCATTGAATGATGATAATGAATTGAAAGCTGATGAAGGATTTCGACCTATTCCCTTGAAGAAGAAACAAGAAAACATTACTGCATCGTTGAATGATGTCCGAGAGTCAATACAACCAATGTTCAAGAAAGAGAGTGAAGTTGGGTCTATTCATTTTCTTGATATGGCGTCTCTTGAAATGCTATCTTTAACACATGAGCTAGCCACAGATTCATCGGTCTCTAGAGGCATGAAATTGACTAGAAGTAGAAGCTGCGCAGCAAGTATTATTACCACTGGTTCAGCTTCACCTTGGTTCAAGATTGTGGACTACAATGAGAATATACCATCAATGGGATCCGAAAGAGAAAAGGAGAGTTTTGAAAGTAAAATACCtccaataaattttaattcCGACATGAAAAAGTTGTCAACAAACTATTCTCATTGTTCACCAGAAAATACTTTTGATATTGAGATTGATGCCCCACATATGGAGTTTTCGACTGCTGAGGGTGGTATCTGCTGTTCTGCTGACATGAGTGGAAAGGCAGAGCTTCCAACTGAAAATGAGACAGGCACAAATCCA GCTAATGATGAGATTGAACCAAAGGTCAATCAGTCTTCAAAGAAGGATGTCAAGGACGTCGGTTTAGAGCCAATCGAAGATGAATTCAAAGGTCTTTCAAGTTGGCCAACCGAATTCAAAAGGCTCCAAAGAGAAATAATCGAACTTTGGCATGACTGCAATGTCTCGCTTGTACACAGAACTTACTTCTTCTTACTTTTTCAAGGTGACCCTTCAGACGCTATTTACATGGAGGTAGAGATGAGAAGAATGAAATTCTTGAAGGATAAATTCTCTCGGGGAGAAAAAACCATCGTGTATGATAGATGTTCGACACTTGCTTCAAG CTCAAAGGACCTTAGTCAAGAGAGACGTAAGCTGAGCAAGCAGATGGAGAAAAATCTTTCAGAACAAGAAAGAGAGATGCTCTTCCTCAAATGGGGCATTGGCATCAATACCAAACTCAGAAAGCTACAGTTAGCTCATCATCTGTGGTGCAGTACCGACGATATGAATCACATATACGATAGTGCATTGCTTGTTGCGAGGCTGGTTGGTCTTATCAAATCGGGGCACAGTCCCAAGGAGATGTTTGGGCTTAATTTTACGCCCCGAAGATCAGAATGA
- the LOC140985667 gene encoding 1-deoxy-D-xylulose-5-phosphate synthase 2, chloroplastic-like — MAARGNFIRISQHTSPYFAVPKFNCGGRRQLSVRASTSGVSDGYERKWVIRKEEEGWKIDFSGEKPATPLLDTINYPIHMKNLSTKDLEQLAAEVRAEIVYSVAETGGHLSSSLGVVELTVALHHVFDCPEDKIIWDVGHQTYGHKILTGRRSKMHTIRKTSGLAGFPKRDESVYDAFGAGHSSTSISAGLGMAVARDLLGKNNNVVSVIGDGAMTAGQAYEAMNNTGFLDTNLIIILNDNKQVSLPTATLDGPATPVGALSSTLSKLQANPKFRQLREAAKSITKQIGPQAHEVAAKVDEYARGMLGASGSTFFEELGLYYIGPVDGHNIDDLVSIFEKVKAMPAPGPVLIHVVTEKGKGYPPAEAAADKMHGVVKFEPSTGKQIKPNSSTLSYTRYFAESLVKEAELDSKIVAIHAAMGGGTGLNYFQKRFPDRCFDVGIAEQHAITFAAGLASEGLKPFCAIYSSFLQRGYDQVVHDVDLQKLPVRFAMDRAGLVGADGPTHCGAFDVTYMACLPNMVVMAPSDEAELMHMVATAAVIDDRPSCFRFPRGNGLGTILPPHFKGIPLEIGKGRILREGNKVAILGYGAIVQQCLEAVEMLKSLNISATVADARFCKPLDTDLIQELAKEHEIIITVEEGSIGGFGSHISHFLSLKGFLDGPLKLRSMVLPDRYIDHGAPLDQMEEAGLSSKHICGTVLSLLGRPIEALKLH; from the exons ATGGCTGCCCGTGGAAATTTCATTAGAATAAGCCAACACACATCACCATATTTTGCAGTTCCAAAGTTCAACTGTGGAGGAAGAAGACAG TTGTCTGTCAGAGCATCAACCAGTGGTGTTTCTGATGGGTATGAAAGAAAGTGGGTAATAAGGAAAGAAGAAGAGGGTTGGAAGATAGATTTTTCGGGCGAAAAACCGGCTACACCGTTACTCGATACGATCAACTATCCTATTCATATGAAGAATCTCTCCACGAAG GATCTCGAACAATTAGCAGCAGAAGTCAGAGCAGAGATCGTGTACAGTGTAGCAGAGACTGGAGGGCATTTAAGTTCAAGCTTAGGTGTTGTGGAACTCACTGTGGCTCTGCACCATGTTTTCGATTGTCCCGAAGATAAAATCATTTGGGATGTTGGCCATCAg ACATACGGCCACAAGATTCTGACCGGGAGGCGGTCTAAAATGCACACGATTCGCAAGACTTCTGGGCTGGCCGGATTTCCTAAAAGAGACGAGAGTGTGTATGATGCATTCGGTGCAGGGCATAGCTCAACCAGCATCTCTGCTGGACTTG GTATGGCCGTAGCCAGAGATTTATTAGGGAAGAACAACAATGTGGTTTCGGTGATTGGAGATGGAGCAATGACCGCTGGACAAGCGTACGAGGCCATGAACAATACGGGCTTTCTTGATACGAATCTTATTATTATACTAAACGATAATAAGCAAGTTTCTTTACCAACTGCGACACTAGACGGCCCTGCCACTCCAGTTGGTGCGCTCAGTAGCACGTTGAGCAAGCTTCAGGCCAATCCTAAATTCAGACAACTTCGAGAAGCTGCAAAG AGCATTACAAAGCAAATTGGGCCACAAGCACATGAAGTTGCAGCCAAGGTTGATGAATATGCAAGAGGGATGTTAGGTGCTTCAGGTTCCACGTTTTTTGAAGAGCTTGGTTTGTATTACATCGGTCCTGTTGATGGGCACAATATCGATGATCTAGTCAGTATATTTGAGAAAGTCAAGGCCATGCCCGCACCAGGTCCGGTTTTAATCCATGTCGTAACAGAAAAAGGGAAAGGGTATCCTCCAGCCGAGGCAGCAGCTGATAAAATGCATG GGGTCGTCAAGTTTGAACCAAGTACAGGGAAGCAGATTAAGCCCAATTCTTCTACACTTTCATATACTCGGTATTTTGCAGAATCGCTTGTAAAAGAAGCTGAACTAGACAGCAAAATTGTGGCTATCCATGCTGCAATGGGAGGTGGAACGGGTCTAAATTATTTCCAGAAACGGTTTCCAGACCGTTGTTTTGATGTGGGCATCGCCGAACAGCACGCCATCACATTCGCAGCAGGTTTAGCTTCCGAGGGTCTAAAGCCATTCTGTGCTATCTATTCATCCTTCCTGCAACGAGGATACGACCAG GTGGTACATGACGTGGATCTTCAGAAGTTACCTGTCCGGTTTGCAATGGATCGAGCTGGGTTAGTTGGCGCAGACGGGCCGACTCACTGTGGTGCGTTTGATGTGACCTATATGGCTTGCCTGCCAAATATGGTTGTTATGGCTCCATCAGATGAGGCTGAGCTAATGCACATGGTAGCCACAGCAGCAGTAATAGACGACAGACCGAGCTGTTTCAGATTTCCGAGGGGTAATGGTCTTGGAACCATTCTCCCACCTCATTTTAAAGGAATACCACTTGAG ATCGGGAAAGGCCGAATACTAAGAGAAGGGAACAAAGTGGCGATTCTTGGATATGGAGCAATAGTCCAGCAGTGTTTGGAAGCTGTAGAAATGCTTAAATCCCTTAACATATCAGCAACAGTTGCTGATGCAAGATTCTGTAAGCCATTGGATACTGATCTCATACAAGAATTGGCAAAAGAACACGAAATTATAATAACCGTGGAGGAAGGTTCGATCGGAGGGTTCGGATCACACATATCTCATTTCCTGAGCTTAAAAGGTTTCTTGGATGGACCCCTTAAG TTAAGATCAATGGTGCTTCCAGATAGATACATTGATCATGGAGCACCACTGGATCAGATGGAAGAAGCTGGTCTCTCTTCAAAACATATTTGTGGCACGGTTTTATCCCTTCTTGGAAGGCCTATCGAAGCTCTCAAACTACACTGA
- the LOC140985970 gene encoding uncharacterized protein, with translation MADAKIIILVCFQRIQLKVEMDIPCIDGEMMAELSQSETNLKKVLDSGNVGKTMLTEYFVTCSNDAEARELSYSEFPHYYVWDMRTKTWNERRKRHVIGRLNSTNPTEGERYYLRVLPLHVRGAVSFDDLLTVGGQTCFSFKEAAQRKGLLESDRSNFECLNEAMSFHMPNAFRRLFATLLVYCEPSDVKNLWDSFYEHFSDGFARDGVVGDVEVLCETLRSVNYFLESMGKNSCMYDLPKIPSLAESSTISGCREIMDEMCIPLSAEDLVAHLHLNTGQRVAYDLIMDCLENARGGLFFVSGSGGTGKTFLYRALLSTVRSRSMIALATATSGVAASILPRGRTAHSRFKIPIDLHENSFCSISKQSGLAELLRRARLIVWDETPMCKRFAIEAVDRTLQDLVGKKEPFGGKVVVLGGDFMQVLPVIPKATVQETIDGSLIKSYLFHLMHIIVLSENMRAREDPVFCNFLLRVGQGIEPMDEHGNIKIPDDMLIRYCEEYDDLSEQRLISYVYPSLTENYSTTSYMKGRAILATKNVHVDRINKNIISLFPGEEMIFLSFDEAIDDTQKFYPDEFLNSLTSNGLLPHRLVLKKNYPIMLLRNLDPPNGLCNGTRMVCRDFRNNVIHGEITVGHHTGKMVLIPRIPLSAAENEGYPFQFRRKQFPIRLCFAMTINKSQGQTLPIIRVYLPEPVFSHGQLYVAISRGISMRCTKVLIKPDTYNANNDTLTKNVVYREALDGVV, from the exons ATGGCCGATGCAAAAATCATTATCCTCGTTTGTTTTCAGAGAATTCAACTCAAGGTCGAGATGGATATCCCATGTATAGACGGAGAAATGATGGCTGAACTGTCACAGTCCGAAACT AACTTGAAAAAGGTGTTGGACTCCGGTAATGTTGGCAAAACTATGCTAACTGAGTATTTTGTGACATGCTCAAATGATGCTGAAGCTAGAGAATTATCGTATTCAGAGTTCCCACATTATTATGTTTGGGATATGAGGACCAAGACATGGAATGAAAGGAGaaaaagacatgtaataggcCGTTTAAATTCAACAAATCCTACAGAAGGAGAGAGATATTATCTACGAGTGCTGCCGCTTCACGTTCGTGGAGCAGTCTCTTTTGACGATTTACTCACTGTTGGTGGACAGACATGCTTCTCGTTCAAGGAAGCAGCTCAGCGTAAAGGTTTGCTAGAGTCCGATCGTAGTAATTTTGAATGTTTAAACGAAGCTATGAGTTTTCACATGCCAAATGCTTTCCGTCGGCTGTTTGCTACTCTATTGGTATACTGTGAGCCGTCTGATGTCAAGAACTTGTGGGATTCTTTTTATGAACATTTTTCGGATGGCTTTGCAAGGGATGGCGTTGTTGGTGATGTCGAGGTGTTGTGTGAAACCCTTAGATCTGTTAATTACTTTCTTGAAAGCATGGGTAAGAATAGTTGTATGTATGACTTGCCCAAAATACCAAGTCTTGCAGAGTCCTCTACAATTTCAGGATGCAGAGAGATAATGGATGAGATGTGTATTCCATTATCAGCAGAAGATTTGGTTGCTCATCTACATCTTAATACGGGACAGCGTGTAGCATATGATTTGATTATGGATTGCTTAGAAAATGCAAGAGGAGGCTTGTTTTTTGTCAGTGGTTCCGGAGGAACTGGTAAGACATTTTTGTATCGTGCTCTTCTCTCCACTGTTCGGTCGAGGTCTATGATAGCTTTAGCTACGGCAACATCTGGTGTTGCAGCATCCATATTGCCGCGAGGTCGTACAGCTCACTCTCGTTTTAAAATTCCTATCGATTTACATGAGAATAGTTTTTGTTCCATTTCAAAACAAAGCGGATTAGCTGAGTTGTTACGTCGTGCTAGACTTATTGTTTGGGATGAGACTCCTATGTGTAAACGCTTCGCTATTGAAGCCGTTGACCGCACGTTGCAAGATCTTGTTGGCAAAAAGGAACCTTTTGGCGGAAAAGTTGTTGTCTTGGGAGGAGACTTTATGCAAGTACTACCAGTAATTCCAAAAGCTACGGTTCAAGAAACTATTGATGGGAGCTTAATCAAGTCTTACTTGTTTCATTTGATGCACATAATTGTTTTGTCTGAGAATATGCGTGCGAGAGAAGATCCTGTATTCTGTAATTTTTTATTACGTGTGGGTCAAGGGATTGAACCAATGGATGAGCATGGAAATATCAAGATTCCAGATGACATGCTAATAAGGTATTGTGAAGAATATGATGACTTATCAGAACAGAGACTGATTTCTTATGTTTATCCAAGCCTGACCGAAAATTATTCAACAACCTCTTATATGAAAGGTCGAGCTATTCTTGCAACGAAAAATGTTCATGTCGACagaataaacaaaaatattatttccttGTTCCCCGGAGAAGAGATGATTTTTCTGAGTTTTGATGAAGCAATCGATGATACACAAAAATTTTATCCAGATGAATTTTTGAATAGTTTGACATCCAACGGTTTGCTTCCTCATCGTCTCgtgcttaaaaaaaattatcctaTCATGCTTCTTCGAAATCTTGATCCACCGAATGGTTTGTGCAATGGGACAAGAATGGTGTGTAGAGATTTCAGAAACAATGTTATCCATGGAGAAATTACTGTTGGTCATCATACTGGAAAGATGGTTTTGATCCCTCGCATACCTTTATCTGCAGCAGAAAATGAAGGATATCCATTTCAATTTAGGCGTAAACAGTTTCCTATCCGCTTGTGTTTTGCCATGACAATTAACAAATCCCAAGGTCAAACTCTTCCGATTATTAGAGTGTATTTACCTGAACCTGTTTTCTCTCATGGCCAATTATATGTGGCCATATCGAGAGGTATTTCTATGAGATGTACAAAGGTTTTAATAAAACCTGACACTTACAATGCAAACAATGATACACTTACAAAAAATGTAGTATACAGAGAAGCGCTTGATGGGGTTGTTTGA
- the LOC140986001 gene encoding uncharacterized protein: MVPRSSAREAASTATAIISVPYEKGNLSSLFTNLPNFTSSKSKTIPQKPPERSLVIVKDPKINLNGTLTKFDNMLRMQPLPPISSFNGLLGNVAKGKMYQDLICMHNRMVEANLSPDFIGMNILLNCYCELKMIPLGFSVMGGLLKRGYNPNIVTFTSLIKGLCMVDKIGDAVELLKKIVRMGFHPNVKTWGTLMNGLCKSGNTEIALSFHEELGNGTMFKPNVIYYCCLIDGLCKEGLVEKGKALFLEMEGRGISGDVVAYSMLIQGFCKTGEWDQAKSLFIEMLDRGIHPNVVTFNVLIDALCKEGKSDEANGFLDLMIQRGEMPDVITFNTLMDGYCLEGRMNTARELFDSMAVKGIEQDVSSYNVLINGYCKCHKLNEAMGLFDKMLSKNYQPTTITFNTLLTGLFQEGKVVEAHELYSKLIEFDLSSDSATYCILLDGFCKNHCLGEAVQLFRNLEQSGYNLHIRHCNCLLDGLCKANKLESALELFERFSQLGMKPDSFTYSIMIHGFCMDGHLEKANNLFLEMEKNGCDPDVTSFNTLMRGSCENNDATTVVKLLKKMANKNLLPDAYTTSIVVDLLSKEKNYSEFLNLIPQFPNKH, encoded by the coding sequence ATGGTTCCCAGAAGTTCAGCTCGTGAAGCAGCTTCTACAGCTACTGCTATTATCTCCGTACCTTATGAAAAAGGCAACCTTTCATCACTATTCACCAACCTTCCAAATTTCACCTCTTCAAAATCCAAAACCATACCCCAAAAACCACCTGAAAGATCTCTTGTAATTGTAAAAGATCCGAAAATCAACTTAAATGGTACGCTAACGAAATTCGATAACATGCTCCGTATGCAGCCCCTGCCACCAATTTCATCATTCAACGGGCTATTGGGAAATGTTGCTAAAGGCAAGATGTATCAAGATTTGATTTGCATGCATAATCGAATGGTTGAAGCTAATTTATCACCTGATTTTATTGGGATGAATATTTTGCTTAATTGTTATTGTGAACTGAAAATGATTCCCCTTGGTTTTTCTGTTATGGGTGGACTTTTGAAAAGGGGTTATAATCCAAATATTGTTACTTTTACTTCATTGATTAAAGGGCTGTGTATGGTAGATAAGATTGGTGATGCGGTCGAGTTGTTGAAGAAAATTGTTCGAATGGGTTTTCATCCTAATGTTAAGACGTGGGGTACTTTAATGAATGGGCTATGTAAGAGTGGAAACACAGAGATTGCTCTAAGCTTTCATGAGGAACTTGGGAATGGAACAATGTTCAAGCCCAATGTGATTTATTATTGTTGTCTTATTGATGGCCTTTGTAAAGAGGGATTGGTGGAAAAAGGTAAAGCGTTATTTCTAGAAATGGAAGGACGAGGAATTTCAGGAGATGTGGTTGCATATTCCATGTTAATTCAAGGTTTCTGTAAGACGGGTGAGTGGGATCAGGCAAAGAGTTTGTTTATTGAGATGTTGGATCGAGGCATCCATCCCAATGTTGTTACATTTAATGTGTTGATCGATGCACTTTGCAAAGAGGGGAAATCCGATGAAGCAAATGGGTTTTTAGACCTGATGATTCAAAGAGGGGAAATGCCTGATGTTATAACATTTAACACGTTGATGGATGGGTACTGTTTGGAAGGTAGAATGAATACCGCAAGAGAGTTGTTTGATTCTATGGCAGTAAAGGGCATTGAACAGGATGTTAGTAGTTACAACGTGTTGATTAATGGCTATTGCAAGTGCCACAAACTGAATGAAGCTATGGGACTTTTCGACAAAATGCTTAGCAAGAATTACCAGCCAACCACAATTACTTTTAACACTCTGTTAACTGGACTTTTTCAGGAAGGTAAAGTTGTGGAGGCACATGAACTTTATTCTAAGCTGATAGAGTTTGATTTATCATCAGATTCTGCCACCTATTGTATATTATTAGATGGTTTTTGCAAGAATCATTGCCTTGGAGAGGCAGTACAACTGTTCAGGAATCTTGAACAGTCTGGCTATAATCTTCATATTCGACATTGTAATTGTCTACTTGATGGATTGTGCAAAGCAAATAAGCTTGAGTCCGCTCTTGAGTTGTTTGAGAGATTCAGTCAATTGGGTATGAAGCCGGATTCTTTTACATATTCCATAATGATTCATGGGTTTTGTATGGATGGCCATCTGGAAAAGGCAAATAATTTGTTTCTGGAGATGGAAAAGAATGGTTGTGATCCGGATGTAACCTCCTTCAATACACTTATGCGAGGATCCTGTGAGAATAATGATGCAACCACCGTGGTGAAGCTTCTCAAAAAAATGGCAAATAAGAATCTTTTACCAGATGCATACACTACATCTATAGTTGTGGACTTATTATCAAAGGAGAAAAATTATTCGGAGTTTCTCAATTTGATTCCTCAATTTCCCAACAAACACTAG
- the LOC140986002 gene encoding elongator complex protein 4 — MAADKSRSGSFSRSFSPASSIISHIPGFKLGPNGTMFLSSGISDLDKILGGGFTVGSLVMVMEDTEAPHHMLLLRNFMSQGLVHHQPLIYASPSKDPRGFLGTLPSPMAPRDDKSHVHVTEQERGLRIAWQYKKYFGEHTSEPQRDGKSEYCSDFDLRKPLERHFFTGKHVDCVSLNDTSDLAAFIKHCSSFLSRIPQSMGGRVAIQSLCSPQCDYFSEEWDMLSFVRSLKTVVRLSNAVAVVTFPPSLVSSTFSKRLQHLADTLVSVKAIPDEDKELSKLLTGYQDMVGLLSVHKVARINTQVPAILEATTFSMKLQKRRSLVLECINQAPVDGSSGTSYTSSGSCSSVSSKTGLLDF, encoded by the exons ATGGCCGCTGACAAGTCTCGAAGTGGTAGTTTTTCGCGCAGTTTTTCTCCAGCATCCAGTATAATCTCACACATTCCTGGGTTTAAGCTCGGTCCCAATGGGACTATGTTTCTTTCGTCTGGCATTTCAGACTTGGACA AGATTTTGGGAGGTGGGTTTACAGTGGGAAGCCTTGTGATGGTTATGGAAGACACTGAGGCACCACATCATATGCTATTATTGAGAAATTTTATGTCTCAAGGGCTAGTTCATCACCAGCCTCTTATTTATGCTAGTCCCTCAAAAGATCCGAGAGGGTTTCTTGGCACTTTGCCTAGCCCGATGGCCCCCAGGGATGATAAGTCTCATGTCCATGTCACTGAACAG GAAAGGGGGTTGAGAATTGCATGGCAATATAAGAAGTATTTTGGAGAACATACTTCAGAGCCTCAGAGAG ATGGAAAGTCTGAGTACTGCAGTGACTTTGATTTGCGGAAACCCTTAGAGAGACACTTCTTTACTGGGAAACATGTTGATTGTGTTAGCCTTAATGATACTTCTGATCTTGCCGCATTCATCAAACATTGTTCCAGTTTCTTGTCTCGAATTCCTCAGAG TATGGGAGGACGCGTTGCTATTCAATCATTGTGCTCACCGCAATGTGACTATTTTAGCGAG GAATGGGACATGCTTTCTTTTGTCAGATCTCTGAAAACTGTCGTACGATTGTCGAATGCAGTAGCAGTTGTAACCTTTCCGCCCTCTCTCGTTTCATCAACCTTCTCAAAAAGGCTCCAGCATTTGGCTGACACATTAGTTTCAGTCAAGGCAATTCCAG ACGAGGACAAGGAACTGTCTAAACTTCTGACAGGGTATCAGGATATGGTTGGCCTTCTGAGCGTGCACAAAGTTGCACGTATTAATACTCAG GTTCCTGCCATTCTAGAGGCGACCACGTTCTCCATGAAATTGCAGAAGCGAAGATCCTTGGTTTTAGAATGCATAAACCAAGCTCCCGTAGACGGTTCAAGTGGAACTTCATATACTTCATCTGGTAGCTGTTCTTCTGTATCTTCTAAGACAGGGCTCCTCGACTTTTAG